In the Rhododendron vialii isolate Sample 1 chromosome 2a, ASM3025357v1 genome, CAGACTTGGCGACCCGCTTGGCCGGCTACGGGGATTGGCAATTTGGCAGTTGCGTTCACCTGGGATACCCCCAGGTCAGGCCAGGCTATGGGTATTGGCAGTCGCGTTCACCTGGGCTACCCCCAGGTCGGGTCCATCAGACGGCCCAGATGGCCGACCTACAACCCACCCCACTACAATGTTGTAAGGCATCGGGGCACTGGTTAACAAACCAACAAATAGGTTAATGGTCTGTCTGAGATCAACGTCGTTATGTTTGGCATGTCCTAAAATATCAAAGAGGGAGAGCCATAGAACAATCAGAAACAATGGGCAGAAAGCGCAAATGCGATTAATTTGCCAAAAAGATGCTTCATTGCTTTCTGAATTTCACATTTTTTAGAAATTACACTGTTTAGTATCATACAATTAGAATCTtcccaaagtttttttttatcccaccTGATAACAAATCCGAAATGCTTCCAATGccatccaacaaaaaatataggAGGTACAAGACATCCTTTGTCTTGAACGACAAATAAAGATGGGAGACTggggatgaaaaaaaaatgaaagagattcATCACTTCAAAAGCAATCGCATCATCGCTTCTTGTTTTTCTCGTACTTCTTTCCCTTGGATGATGGACTTGACGTCTCTTTAAATGCAGACGGGCATAAATCACTAATGCTGCAAATTCCACATCGCGGTCTAAGAGGAGTGCAAACCGTCTGTCCAAATCCCACCTGTTTCAATCCAAATGACACGACCAGAACGCAGTTTATCAAGCGCATATCTTCCTATGCCATCACAAAAGGATAAGATAGTGGTTTTTGTATCGAAATAGACGAACCCTGGCCTATTTTGATGTTGAGAAACTTACTTTCATGACGTGTCATTGATTGTATCTAAAACATAACCCTAGCATGCCTTTATGTAGGCTACAAGACTTGATGACTATAAGAAACCTAAACCAAAAAACATGCATAACAAAGAAACCAACACTAACTAGGAAACATGAATAATGGCCAAGACTAAATAGGAAGCACaatggtaacataatatttcctaatattatACTAACACTTTCATGGCAAAAAGCCAATTCATTTTGTCTCTAATTTTGCCTTGGTACTTTAAAACCAACAGATTACATCCCCAGGTTGAAGATGAAGCTCAACAAAAGATATATAACGATCCACCTAAATGTTCAAGCTCTATAAGAATTGGTCGAGCATTGCTGCATTTGGCTTTACTTCCATGGTCATCTGCAACAGTACTTTTTCCCGTAGAAAATCCTTTGAGCGACCGCCCTATGTTACCTGGAGCTCGGATAATACCACTACAAGTAACGGGATGTGGTATACTGTCTTGTATTGTTGCATGAAAGAGATAAGCTTTCTATAGATAACAAAATTAGAATATCCTTTTTTCAGCCAATAAACACCAATGAAACAAAACATCATATTTCAAATTCTTCATGCCAAACATATTTCTAGGAGCATAATGGCCAAATGTCTTAACATTTTCTCTTGAAAACTCCACTCTCTaggtatttttatttattagatttgATTCTTGTGAAAAACTCTGGGGATTACCAAGAACAAAAAATCACtgcttttgaaaaatgctgCAGCATGTTTTAATATGTGAGCGTTCACTGGTAACACAATCACCAAAGATGGGAAGAATTGTtatcaaccaaacaccaaatcCAATCCAGCAAGCATCTTGAATGACAACAGTAGGCTTGATGATATATTTATCCTACAAACCATAGCAAATGGATGTGTGTGGTCCTACGTACATTCATGTGGGAAGACTGAACTCAAACATACCAAAAGAGGGTTAATTGGAACCCACTGTTCCTTTGGAAGCCAGAGTTGCAACGACTCTCTCGTTTGCTCTGGAGTTGAAGTATTCTGACAAGAAAACAGAGGAACACAAATCAGTATTGCTGCAATGCAATCCATCATAAATATGTGCTTGGGGTGGAATTGAGTCACAGGCAAGTTAACCCACTCCCTCATTCCGGTAATCGATCCAGAAAAACGAGGTAACAATCCAAAGATTTAGGATGACTTAGACGTATAAAGGAGTGGTCAATTGACAGCAACTCAGGCCGTTAAATACCAACTTGAAGGAATTCAAAGATATATTCACAGGCTGAGGTCACCAGAGTTATAACACGTTTATATTGCAGAAATTAAAGACACAAAAGTAGAAGAAAAATAGAACCTAAAAAGCACACTGGCACTGCAGACAACAGTTTTAGTAACTATCATCATCAACTGCTTTTAACCTTCTCAAGTTCGAGGAAAAGGATGCTCTTAATGGAACAACATGATCCTgggttgaaaagaaaaatattatcaaGTAACATTGTAAGCCATGTGAATGCTGCTTCTTGTTTATATTTGGTTGAACCAATTGTGATGCTGCAGCCACACCCAAACTCTTATCAATATAACTGCGTGTTATATCTGGCTATGCAGTAAAAAATATATGATGGATTCCTTATATAAACCAACACTTATTCATCTACTATGTATCTAGCTTTTTGCCACATAATTTTATAGCACTACAAGTCCTGTGTTCCATAGATTGGTTTTCGAATTCAATTTCCTGCAAATTCAGAAAGCAAAACTGAAACATTTAATTTTAGAATCCAATAACATTggggaaaaaatgaaattagAAGAAAGAATGCAATGTGGAAATGACAAAGTCAAACTTACTCAGAGTTCCTTGAACACAAGAAAAGCATATTTGATGCAATCTTGTTATGAAGGATGAGAATGAACTTTACCTGTTTTGTGCCTGGCCGTGAGACCCACCCAAGTCTATTGCAGATACGATGCACATGAGTATCTACACAGATCCCCTGAACATTGTCCCACCCCACATTCATAACCTACACCATCCCAGCAGTAAATTATCATAAAGCCAGCTTCGGTGATTAAGTGGAAAGAAGTGAAAGATATTCAGCCATACCAGATGAGCCATCTTCGGACCAATACCCGGGAGCAAAAGTAACTCCTCTAACGTACTAGGAATGTCTCCATCGTACTTTGTGAGACatatttttgcaattttcttcAAGTTGCTAGCCTTCTTGGGGTAAAATCCAACCTAATGCGACACAACATTCCTGCTTAAAGCAAGCTAAAATGGAAATACAGGCAGGAGTGCATCAAATTAAGTTAAGAGGCTTTTGTGAACAACATTTATCTTCTCAATATCAGTTTTTtaagataaacaaataaaacaggAGAATTTTTACACTGCGTGATCAAGAGACTTAAAAGATACATACTGGGTAGATCAAGCTCTTGATTGTGGCTTCATCAGCCTTGTCAATGGCATCTGGAGTAAGCAGACCATTTTGAAGGAGACGTTGAATAGCTCCTGCACGAGTAGTAAAGGAACTTTTCAATGGAAATCTATAAATGCAGAGAAAATCCATTGGTATGCAATGCGGAGCAACTCCCTATCAGATTACATGGTGTAAATGTTGTCACCGTGTAATGTAAGAGACAAACAAAACTTGTTTGCCTTCAGATCAAAAGCACAACTACAACACTTAAACCAAGGGTACGTTTGGGGCTCCGGTCAACAATGATTGGATTGGATAAGACCATATGGATTCACATATCAAGCCTTATCCCAAGTTTGGAGTGCCATTTCATTCGTCTTGATGCCAGCGTGGCTTATCCAATGGATGAAATGGCATTGATGTGGAAAGTGAACACATTAACTTCATAAAATGAACACGTATAACTTGTACATGGGCAACGTGGTATAACATTCACTCGATAATGCCCGAGATGGTGGAAGACTATCAAATGGCATTCTCACCATCGATTGCACTAACACGGAAGGAAATAGCCAGAACTAATTTGGGTAATATACTCACAATCTATCACTACAGTTATTGCTATCACTGTAAACATGGTTTAGGATTGTATAAAGGTAGGGCCATCTAATCCAATGGATCCACCACAAAGATGGGATATGTTCGGAAATTTCCTCACCGACGTGATGgatggattggattggataaCTATCCTATCCACCTTCTTCCTTAAGGGAACCAAAAACACACCCAAACACTTGAGGCCAACATATCGATCGGTCAATGCTCTTCCAGTTTTTCAGTATACAAAATACCACATTTACTTCAAACAAAGTTGTTGCTCTTATAATGCAAAACTTTGTATTAAATGTCTTCCCCAATCATCAATCTTAAATGGTAGCCAGCCAGAAAACCTACAAATTTCCACCATTGACACTAATATTTGAGTTAAAACACTAAAGAATATAGATCACGGCAAATACCACCACTAGCCTCAGTGCACCAGATTCTGTAACCACAACCTGCAACACTAGGACAGTTTGGAGTCCTTTAtaatcaaaagattcaaaacataCGAAGAATGAGGCAACAAGTATCCTAAACAGCTCTGACTGAGAATATTTGAACTTGCCATGAGTAACATTATCCTTGGTCTGGCTCGAAAGCAGTGAAGATGCTAAGACAGCAAATCTTCTTTCCTGataagaaaagcaaaaaacaacTAGTTATTCCAATAGCACCAAGGTCAACCCCTTCGAAGTATAAAGCACTTATATTTTTTCATACGTTATAAGAGTAAATAGCAGAAAATAAACTCATAGGCCCACTTCACCCGATGAAAATTCAGAAGACCATTTCTTGGTTTGTATAGTCTCTAAAACAAAAGAGAGCCCCTTTTTCCAGGGAGAACCTTGATGCGGGCACAAGGGGAAATTTTAATCATGGATCAGAAGAATTTACGTGGCTAATTAGTGcttagagcatccccattgtaataagcaaatgagtgcacataagcaaatttaacaacaatactcaaaaaacaccccacagtgtaataagcaaagttataagtcttttagcaaataacctaattccacccattccataaccaaacttaacaacgtttaccaataaccaaactcaaaactcaataactcaaaaactcaaaaacaccccacattggaatcatctcatcgagacgaataatttggtgtggtcaggtgcgtgattggaactcgtttgcgattagacaaatgtgcattgtgtattgtgagggtttttttggttaagaatgcaaaaataaccaatgtggaagtagaggttgttaagtttgattatagactaaatggataatcaaatgctgacgtggcacattttggttatttgttttgattattaccattgcggatgctcttataacCTACTTACATGAACACTTGTAAATGTATGCAAGTGCTTATATGTATTTCATGTTGAATGGACATTTGCTAAGCATTCATACTTTGTAAGTTACGAATCCTCCATACTTAACATAAAACTTCCATAATACACATTCAATAAATGCTATATAACACCAGGTAAATACAAATTTCCAAGATAATCAACATGAAACACAAACTCGCACCAGCACCGGACACTTGTAATTGGAACTAATTCTAGTCAAAAGTGGTACTTTTCAAGTGTTTATCACCGATCACCTTGGAGATATTTAGCATAAATTCCGACATATCACCCAGCATCCAGCCACCTTCCTTGCCGCCCAAACAAAAGAGAGATAAAATACTATCTTATGTGTATCTCAACTTTGCCTAGGCAGGCCTTCTCTGCTTAATTGCCTTGTACCTTATTCTTATATGTCATAGCAAGTTCAATTTTCAGCAACAGAGAGGAAAAGAGTGAGAAAGTGTGAGAGACCATTTGGACAGAGAATACACACAGTAGTGAGACAATACTGGGCTGTTTAACAGTATCCCATGGCTGATATAGTAGGAGAGCAATCCTAAGAGCCAGTAGTTATTCTACGGGATTTCAACAAGCAGGCTAAGTGGATTAGAATAAAGGACAACATGCAAGCTGCTTATCTGCAAGAAAACAATTGATCAAGTTGTTCACGCGGGATATAGTTTACATGAGTAACAACTTGATACAGTTGGCATATTTTTACCCTCCAAATGACCCTTAAGGAAATGCATAACGGAATCAACATTACACCAAGCTTTGACCACCACATTTGAAGATAACCTAATACTAATTGGGAAGTACATATTTCACATGTCATGAGACTCGTAACGTAGACCTACAGACGCACTAGTCAAGAAGAGTGACATGATAGTAATGGATAGTCGGGCAAGGGGAAGAGGAAAACCTAAACCGACTTTGGATACCATGATATGGAAGGACTTGGGCTCACTAATTCTAAGTGGAGAGGTAGTCCTagatagagctcaatggaaaaacaaGATTCATGTAGCCCCCCAATTGaatgggacacaaggctcggtttggtatGAGACTTGTAACATACAGAATCAATTGTTAACTTATTATCTACATAAGAATCTAACAACACCCTTAAAAGCACTTCGCTATTTTCGTTCTTGTgtagcaagaaaacaaaaaaattatacttaaTTTTCTTTGTTGTGTTGTAGCATCAAGAGTGAAAGATCTTACACACTTAAGAGATGAAGATTTACAACCAACCAA is a window encoding:
- the LOC131316523 gene encoding endonuclease III homolog 1, chloroplastic-like isoform X1, with protein sequence MTLSLLRTCLLLPSPLARIHSIKIMPITRLSSKALPSKREITPSEPNPGSESSSGVSVPEVRVFVRKKRAKKEVQVSSIEPKTEPLEQKLCGLPDIEDFAYGKAQSFSRQTTTAVASKDVSSMESKFVPGIRSKDEPPANWEKVLEGIQNMRSSEGAPVDTMGCEKAGISLPPKERRFAVLASSLLSSQTKDNVTHGAIQRLLQNGLLTPDAIDKADEATIKSLIYPVGFYPKKASNLKKIAKICLTKYDGDIPSTLEELLLLPGIGPKMAHLVMNVGWDNVQGICVDTHVHRICNRLGWVSRPGTKQNTSTPEQTRESLQLWLPKEQWVPINPLLVGFGQTVCTPLRPRCGICSISDLCPSAFKETSSPSSKGKKYEKNKKR
- the LOC131316523 gene encoding endonuclease III homolog 1, chloroplastic-like isoform X2, translated to MTLSLLRTCLLLPSPLARIHSIKIMPITRLSSKALPSKREITPSEPNPGSESSSGVSVPEVRVFVRKKRAKKEVQVSSIEPKTEPLEQKLCGLPDIEDFAYGKAQSFSRQNEPPANWEKVLEGIQNMRSSEGAPVDTMGCEKAGISLPPKERRFAVLASSLLSSQTKDNVTHGAIQRLLQNGLLTPDAIDKADEATIKSLIYPVGFYPKKASNLKKIAKICLTKYDGDIPSTLEELLLLPGIGPKMAHLVMNVGWDNVQGICVDTHVHRICNRLGWVSRPGTKQNTSTPEQTRESLQLWLPKEQWVPINPLLVGFGQTVCTPLRPRCGICSISDLCPSAFKETSSPSSKGKKYEKNKKR